One Drosophila subpulchrella strain 33 F10 #4 breed RU33 chromosome 2R, RU_Dsub_v1.1 Primary Assembly, whole genome shotgun sequence genomic window, TGAGGTCGCATATTTCATGTCATTTTGTTAGCCAATGAACTAATTAGATCATGTCGGATAAACCAGCGCGACTAACCACGAATTCTGATTCCAGTTAAACGGCACGCAATAGTTTCGAAACCCAAAAGCCACCAAGTTGCGGCTAATAATGCCGCGATCAAGTTAGGAACCCCCGTCTGAAGCTATCTTAAATTGAATTATTGTGGATCATACAGAATGCGACCCAAAAAGGGATTACACCTGCTGCTGGCGACCCTAGTTGTCGGTCTATGTGTCGGTAAAATTAATGGTaagtaataatatataattaatgaTAAATACctaagaaaaaaattatgtaatattCCACTCGTGTCATGTGGTTTTATCACATTTTATCAACTTAAGacttaaatgttatttttactttaattatttgtaattctattaggtttatatttCTGTtggaatattaaatatattaatctCAACAGTAGTCATAAATCGATTTATTTAGATTCTATACACCCAGTGCTATTATAAAATCTTGTTTCCACGTGCAGGTCAAACCACCTGCAAGAACGGCTTAGGCCGAGTGCTCTACGAAAGATTGCCCAACCAACAACTTCAGGGCTACGATGACGATGTGGTGAGGGATACGGCGCCACCATTCCGGGTGCTGGAAAAGTGCCAGGACTTATGTCTGCGGGATCGATCTGGCTCCAACAATCTGGTGCGCACCTGCACCAGTTTTGACTTCCAACCAGGCAGTCGGATCACCTCCTTTGGAGGAAATTCCGAGTACGAAGAATCGCTGTGTTATCTGACCTCCGAGCAGGCGGGTCCCGAGGGCATTGGTAGCCTAATGCTGGTGCCCAATAGTGTGCACTTCAACGAGATCTGCTTGACTTGTAAGTGGttcttaatataaatatataggaaccgtttgtatttatttatctaacAACCGTAGCCAGTCGTCCGGAGAGAGAGTGCCCTAGCAGAAGATATGTCTTCGAGAGGCATCCCCGCAAGAAACTAAAGCTGCCCATAAGTGATATTAAGGAGATCACGGCTGCTAATCGCTCGGATTGTGAGGACAAGTGCCTGAATGAGTTCTCCTTTGTTTGTCGATCGGCCAACTTTGATTCCACCATGCGATCCTGCACCCTGAGCAGATTCACCCGACGCACCCATCCCGAACTAATGGAAGACGATCCCAACTCCGATTACCTAGAGAACACCTGCCTAAATGGTATGTTTTGATTATAGTACCAAAGTGCCCCTGAATTCACTCCCTGAACCATTGATTAGCCGAGCGACGATGCGATGGACTGGCCGTTTTTGTCAAGGAGGAGAACAAACGCCTGGGTGGCCCCTTCGAGGTGGACATATTCAATAACATGACGCTGGAGGAGTGCCAGACCATGTGCCTGCGGGCCGAGAAGTAAGTCATATGCGTAATAGCTCTATTTCAGCGTCATTTGAGCTAATTGCACACACCGCATTGTGCGATCCTCAATCCCGCAGATACTTTTGCCGCTCCGTGGAGTTTGACGACCAGAGTAAACAGTGCATCCTCTCCGAGGAGGACTCCATCTCACAGAAGGATGACATTAGCATCAGCTCCAGTCCCACACACCATTTCTATGATCTTGTGTGCCTCGATAATCGTAAGTGGCTACCGTAAAGACCATCTCGTGAGAGTGGAGAAAAGTCAACAGCGACAACCAGATTATAGTGGTGCATCCCATCACAACGGTTGCATCCACTTCTTCCTCTACTTCCATCCCATCCCATACCGAGAATCTCTGTTTCTACGACCATGTTATGTTGTATTCCCGTTGCAGAACGAGCCAACGATTATCCAGATAACTCAGTTACCTCGCACCTCTTCTCCAGCGGCCGGCGGCCAGATACAGCATTCCAGCGGTACCGCAACTCCAGGCTGGGCGGCGAGTTTCACTCCGAGATCACGGGCCGTTCGCTGAGCGAGTGCCTGGACGAGTGTCTTCGCCAGACGAGCTTCCAGTGCAGGTGCGTTTTCTGCCTCGGACTCTACCGTTGCCATTCTCGTTTTGATACCCTGGTTGAAAGTGTTCATTGTTTTCCAAAAGATtatgcatatttaaaaatattttcataacaTGCAATATTTGTAGGTTCGAATCTATAATGAAGTTAGTACATATAGGTCCGAACATTTAAATATTCGTATCTTTTAAATGTTGAACACTTTTGGAGCTTAGCTTTTCCCAAGAAAAACTGTCATTCATCGAAACGTTTATTAACAGTTTAATATCAAAGATCCAGTGACCCTTAAAAATGTTGAGGTAGCTTTTGGTATAACTATATATTATGGTATAGACTTTACACTATAAAGTAAGtggtaaaatttaaaaatattttgttatgcTCCAGTGCAACtgtaattattttgaaatatacTAAAATCTATAATTCGAAATTAGTCATGTAGTCGAATATTTAATTGTACATATGTTAATCTTATACTAAGTGACTTTTACTAAAACCCATGATAGTTCTTTCTTAACAATTAGATGTTAATGATATATAGATCTATACTAATCTATTATATACTAATCACTATGAGCCCTGGCAGATTTAGTTATAGTACAAATACCAGGGTACTTCCGTCTTCGACCTTAAAAAGCTGTGCCAGCTTTCTGGTTCTCCTACTGCCTCACTAACCCAACCACTCTATCCTCTCGCAAATTACAGGTCTGCTGTGTACAGCGATCGTTTTCGTACTTGTCGCCTGAGTCGGTACAATCAAAAGGACGGCATGCGCATTATATACGATGCTGATTATGATTACTACGAGAATCTAATGTGTAAGTGGTTAGAGGAGGTGCTAATAGCGGGCCAGTAATCCCTGACTTGGCTGCTGGTTGCTTGGCTGGCTCTTATTCTCTCCTATGTTGCAGTGAATGTGGTGGGCGGAGGCGCCGATGGCGATGGCAGTGGGCACAGTGGCAGCAGCGATGGCAAGCGACCCGGGGATCAATCGGGCAGCAACTGGAGACAGCCTAATAAGCACGACGATCGCTACGGGTCGGGTGGGTCAACTGGCGGAGGTGGATCGCATGGCGGGACGGGTTCTGGTGGCTCAAGATTGCCCTCAGGCGAGGGCGTCGACTATAACAGGCCATACGATCGTTATCCAGACTTTGCTGGCAATGAATATGGTAGATGGTTATGATCTCTAAATTTACTTTTAAACTCTATTAAATCCTGCTTAGATCGCAATCCTTATGGCGGAGCTGGCGGAGATCGCGATAGGGATCGCTATCCCCCAGATCGTTATGGCTCCCGATATCCCACTGGAGGCGATGGAATGGGCTATAACAGGCCCTATGATCGTTTCCCTGATGACTATGGTGAGTTCCTATACCTTTCAAGACTAAATAACCCTTAATCTCACAATCGAAAAACGAGATCACCTTGCTCTAATTCTACTGACAACTAATTCACTAACCCCCCACATCAGATCGGTACCCAGTGGGTGCGGGTGTCAATGGCGATAGAGACCGCGATCGTGAGAGGGATCGAGATCGAGATCGCTATCCAGCCGCTGGCGATAGGGATCGATATCCAGGAGTAGGCGACAGAGATCGGTATCCAGCAGCTGGCGACAGGGATCGTTATCCAGGCGATAGGGACAGAGATCGCTATCCGGACCCTTATCCGCCGGAGCGTTATGCGGACAGATATGGAGATCGGCGTTATCCGGATAGGGAAAGAGATCGTGATCGCGACCGGTTGCCCTACCGCCCACTGCCTTATCCAGGAATCAATGACAATAGTCTGGCCAGCGATCTGCCGCACACCCGACCTTATCCCTCCGACGATGATGCTCCCTTCCGTCCCTATGGAGGATATGGAGGAGGTCGCTATGGAGAAAACAGATACGACAGTCGTTACCCTCCTCGTTTTCCTCCTGGCCGCGAACGGGATCCCGTGGGCGGTTATACGGGTAGAGATGCTCCCGATAGCATTTTCCCGGACAGACGCTACCGGCCTTCGTCCATGGATTCTCCAAGGTATCCCTATCTGCCCGACTCTCGGGGACCACCGGGAAGATACGATGATATCGTACATAGCGCTCGGAGACCCGAGCCCGATTCGGCCAAGCGATATCCACCAGCGCCAATCGCTCCCACAGGCAGTGCCAGCAAGTATGCCTCCACTCCGAACCGGTTTCCGGTAGGTAACGATCGTTATCCCATTGACATCTACAAATACGGCAATCGTCCGGGAGCCAATGATATTGGCAGGCGACCGGGTAAGTACTTCGGGACGGGACTAACCAACTACCAACTAGTAACCCGTAACTTACATGGTGGCAAGTGGAGATCAGGAAATATCAATGATAATTGGTTTACCCCCTTAGGCCTAGAACGTCCACCACCTCCTTTCTATGACTATGACTACGAAGAACGCTATGGTGACAGATACGGACCGTATGACCGGGAGTACGATGGTCCGCCGGGCAGAAGACCTCCAAGTGGTGGACCCTATGGACGCTACGATAGTCCCTTTAATCGTCCCTATGGTGGCAATGGCCTAGATGATCGTCCCCTTCCATTACCTGGTCTAGGACTATCCCATCCACCCACTCCTtacggaggaggaggagggggAGGTCATGTGGGTGTGGGCGTGGGTGTCAACTCGGGTCCACCGCGTCCTCCGATCACCCGCTGCGAGGAGAGCGATAATTTCAAGCAGATAGCCGCCAGGCACAAGATGCGTCGACACTTTGTGCGACGAGCTCTGATCGTTCCGAGCCTCATCCAGTGCGAGAGGGAGTGCATCGAGAGTCGGGACTTTGTGTGCCGCAGCTTCAACTACAGGTGGGTGCGGATGTGGCTAGCAGATACAAGATAAGCCGAACACGAGCCGCTACAAATTCACATTGTAAATTTCAATTTGTAGAGACTCTGCCGCCTCCAGCTACGAGGACAGAGATagggatcgggatcgggatcgCGAGTCGCCGAACTGCGAGCTAAGTGACAGAGACTCACGGGAGCTGGACATCCACGATCCGGGCACCTTCGACGCCTCCAACTATGACTTCTATGAGCGCAGCATCGGACGCAGTGATGGCGAGTGCATGGACGGTGGGTGGAGAGCCTATTGAAATGTAAATTTATCTTatccaaataaaatatatattcctcGCATGATCTGGGCTAGTCACGCAAACGTGTAACGAGGAGGGCATGGAGTTCACCATCCGAACGCCGGAGGGTTTCTTGGGACGTATATACACCTATGGATTCTACGATCGCTGCTTTTTCCGTGGAAATGGAGGCACTGTCAATGTACTAAGGCTCAGCGGACCCCAGGGATATCCCGACTGTGGAACCCAGCGGGTAAGTTACTAATGCCATTGGAAAGATATAGTATATTTCAACAGATCTCTAAGCCCACTTATATTTGGGATACCCTAATAATTAATCATactcatttaaataaatagcttTCAGGAATTATCTTAAAACAGATCTCTAAAGAGATATATAGTTAGAAAACCCCTTATCACGAATCCAATATATTTTACAGTATGGTGACACTTTGACCAACATTGTGGTGGTTCAGTTCTCGGACAATGTGCAGACCAGCAGGGACAAGCGCTACAATCTGACCTGCATCTTCCGCGGTCCAGGAGAGGCGGTGGTTAGCTCTGGTTATATCGGAGCTGGGTAATAAGACACTTCTTCAAATGCCATAGTCTTCCACTTACACAGCTCACTTTTTAGATCCGGCAGTCCCATTCCTATAGAGTATCTGCCAGCGGAAAATACTCTTAGTTCCAAGGTGCGCTTGAGTATCCTCTACCAGGGCAGACCCACCACCACCATAGCTGTGGGTGATCCTCTGACCTTCCGGCTGGAGGCTCAGGATGGCTACAACCATGTGACCGACATATTCGCCACAAATGTGGTGGCCAGGGACCCATATTCCGGCCGCAGTATCCAACTAATAGATCGCTTTGGGTGCCCAGTAGATCCATTCGTGTTCCCTGAACTAGACAAACTGCGCGATGGTGACACTTTGGAAGCCCGCTTCAATGCCTTCAAGATACCCGAGTCCAACTTCCTGGTATTTGAGGCCACCGTCCGCTCTTGTCGCGAAGGATGCCAGCCTGCCTATTGTCCTGGTCCAGCGGGTCGACAGGAGCCCTCCTTTGGTCGCCGTCGAAGGTCTCTAAACACCACCGAGGAACCCGAACCAGAGGCACTGGCTCTGGAGGGCATTAACCAACTGGAGGCTTCCACTTTGGACGAGGTCACCGTGGTAAACAGCACCACAGTGAGTGCTACCCTGGGACAGGCTCCTGGAAATGATACCCAATCGGGAGAGAAGTCCAAGGAGACTGAGGAACCGGAACAAGTGCGGGAAATGATAGAGGTAAGTGGAAGAGGATATAAGATGGGGCTATCCACTAATGGTAATCGAATCGATTAAGGTCTTTGAAACCCGCGAGGAAATCGAGAAGGAATCATATCCCCGCAAGCTAGTGGCCCCGGTGGAAACTGTGTGCATGACTCCGGCCGAGTATCATGGCCTGATCACAGCCATTATACTGCTAATGATCCTGCTATTCAGCATCACGCTGGTGGCTGGTCTAGGATACAGGTAGGAACCACTCAACAGGCTAAAGATCAGTGCTAATTGGTGCCTTTCTCAGACGCTACTGGAAATCCATCTCTAAGAACCGACTTGTGGACCGACACTCGCCGATCCATTCGCTCGGACACTCCCATTCCTCCATACGCACTCATGAGCGGTTCACCGAGATCGGACATATGCCCAACCTGACTGGAGGCGGAGGAGCAggcggtggaggaggaggcggtggAGCAGGAGGAACTGGGGGCGGAGCCAATCAGAGC contains:
- the LOC119551696 gene encoding uncharacterized protein LOC119551696 — encoded protein: MRPKKGLHLLLATLVVGLCVGKINGQTTCKNGLGRVLYERLPNQQLQGYDDDVVRDTAPPFRVLEKCQDLCLRDRSGSNNLVRTCTSFDFQPGSRITSFGGNSEYEESLCYLTSEQAGPEGIGSLMLVPNSVHFNEICLTSSRPERECPSRRYVFERHPRKKLKLPISDIKEITAANRSDCEDKCLNEFSFVCRSANFDSTMRSCTLSRFTRRTHPELMEDDPNSDYLENTCLNAERRCDGLAVFVKEENKRLGGPFEVDIFNNMTLEECQTMCLRAEKYFCRSVEFDDQSKQCILSEEDSISQKDDISISSSPTHHFYDLVCLDNQRANDYPDNSVTSHLFSSGRRPDTAFQRYRNSRLGGEFHSEITGRSLSECLDECLRQTSFQCRSAVYSDRFRTCRLSRYNQKDGMRIIYDADYDYYENLMLNVVGGGADGDGSGHSGSSDGKRPGDQSGSNWRQPNKHDDRYGSGGSTGGGGSHGGTGSGGSRLPSGEGVDYNRPYDRYPDFAGNEYDRNPYGGAGGDRDRDRYPPDRYGSRYPTGGDGMGYNRPYDRFPDDYDRYPVGAGVNGDRDRDRERDRDRDRYPAAGDRDRYPGVGDRDRYPAAGDRDRYPGDRDRDRYPDPYPPERYADRYGDRRYPDRERDRDRDRLPYRPLPYPGINDNSLASDLPHTRPYPSDDDAPFRPYGGYGGGRYGENRYDSRYPPRFPPGRERDPVGGYTGRDAPDSIFPDRRYRPSSMDSPRYPYLPDSRGPPGRYDDIVHSARRPEPDSAKRYPPAPIAPTGSASKYASTPNRFPVGNDRYPIDIYKYGNRPGANDIGRRPGLERPPPPFYDYDYEERYGDRYGPYDREYDGPPGRRPPSGGPYGRYDSPFNRPYGGNGLDDRPLPLPGLGLSHPPTPYGGGGGGGHVGVGVGVNSGPPRPPITRCEESDNFKQIAARHKMRRHFVRRALIVPSLIQCERECIESRDFVCRSFNYRDSAASSYEDRDRDRDRDRESPNCELSDRDSRELDIHDPGTFDASNYDFYERSIGRSDGECMDVTQTCNEEGMEFTIRTPEGFLGRIYTYGFYDRCFFRGNGGTVNVLRLSGPQGYPDCGTQRYGDTLTNIVVVQFSDNVQTSRDKRYNLTCIFRGPGEAVVSSGYIGAGSGSPIPIEYLPAENTLSSKVRLSILYQGRPTTTIAVGDPLTFRLEAQDGYNHVTDIFATNVVARDPYSGRSIQLIDRFGCPVDPFVFPELDKLRDGDTLEARFNAFKIPESNFLVFEATVRSCREGCQPAYCPGPAGRQEPSFGRRRRSLNTTEEPEPEALALEGINQLEASTLDEVTVVNSTTVSATLGQAPGNDTQSGEKSKETEEPEQVREMIEVFETREEIEKESYPRKLVAPVETVCMTPAEYHGLITAIILLMILLFSITLVAGLGYRRYWKSISKNRLVDRHSPIHSLGHSHSSIRTHERFTEIGHMPNLTGGGGAGGGGGGGGAGGTGGGANQSASNRASNAFRTNMSMFGGSLHKTFATGNLARMCQLPVINPMRTTNQGSHQFEDPSEPIYTDPSLFERSRSLRSLTMVAESEDNQEV